From Halostagnicola kamekurae, the proteins below share one genomic window:
- a CDS encoding phosphoenolpyruvate hydrolase family protein, with protein MEFTREESVRRLEETVSNDDPIIGAGAGTGMSAKFAERGGVNLLIIYNSGRYRMNGRGSLAGLLPYGDANEIVLDMGRQVLPVVEDTPVLAGVNGTDPFRNMDVFVEDLKRRGFSGVQNFPTVGLIDEDSQFRQNLEETGMGYDEEVEMIREAAEQGMLTCPYVFTEEQAREMTEAGADVIVSHMGLTTSGDIGAETALDLDAAAERVQAHHDAAKDVDEDVLVICHGGPIAWPDDAEYVLNNTEGVVGFFGASSLERLPTEEAIENQASEFKSIEF; from the coding sequence ATGGAGTTCACACGCGAGGAATCAGTACGACGACTCGAGGAGACGGTTTCGAACGACGATCCGATTATCGGCGCCGGTGCCGGAACGGGGATGTCGGCGAAGTTCGCCGAACGTGGCGGGGTCAACCTGCTGATCATCTACAACTCGGGCCGGTATCGGATGAACGGCCGAGGGTCGCTCGCCGGGTTGCTTCCGTACGGCGACGCCAACGAGATCGTTCTCGATATGGGACGGCAGGTGTTGCCGGTCGTGGAGGACACGCCCGTGCTGGCGGGGGTCAACGGAACCGACCCGTTCCGGAACATGGACGTCTTCGTCGAGGACCTCAAGCGACGCGGGTTCTCGGGCGTCCAGAACTTCCCGACAGTCGGACTCATCGACGAGGACAGCCAGTTCCGCCAAAATCTCGAGGAAACGGGAATGGGCTACGACGAGGAAGTCGAGATGATCCGGGAGGCCGCCGAGCAGGGCATGCTCACGTGCCCGTACGTCTTCACCGAGGAGCAGGCCCGCGAGATGACCGAGGCTGGCGCGGACGTGATCGTCTCGCACATGGGACTGACGACGTCGGGCGACATCGGTGCCGAAACCGCGCTCGATCTCGACGCGGCCGCTGAGCGAGTTCAGGCCCACCACGACGCCGCCAAAGACGTCGACGAAGATGTCCTCGTCATCTGCCACGGTGGGCCGATCGCCTGGCCGGACGACGCCGAGTACGTCTTGAACAACACCGAGGGCGTCGTCGGCTTCTTCGGCGCGTCGAGCCTCGAGCGACTCCCGACCGAAGAGGCAATCGAGAACCAGGCCAGCGAATTCAAATCGATCGAGTTCTAA
- a CDS encoding cupin domain-containing protein, which translates to MTDTQTYFVEPDDVESLTFDWGVLKWLHTPDTTGGDRFSAGVVRLEPGKGHERHTHPESNETLYVLRGEGRQEVGDETREIAAGEMVFVPEGVEHGTVNTGWEPLVLLAVYAPPGPEDELRSLPECEVVPAGEPPTTGVAEPRDSEP; encoded by the coding sequence ATGACGGATACGCAAACGTACTTCGTCGAACCGGACGACGTCGAGAGCCTGACGTTCGATTGGGGGGTCCTCAAGTGGCTACACACTCCCGACACCACCGGCGGCGACCGCTTCAGCGCGGGCGTTGTTCGACTCGAACCGGGGAAGGGTCACGAACGACACACGCACCCCGAGAGCAACGAGACCCTCTACGTCCTTCGCGGGGAGGGGAGACAGGAAGTCGGCGACGAGACGCGCGAGATCGCGGCCGGCGAGATGGTGTTCGTCCCGGAGGGCGTCGAACACGGGACGGTAAACACCGGCTGGGAGCCGCTGGTTCTCCTGGCCGTCTACGCGCCGCCGGGGCCGGAAGACGAACTGCGCTCGCTCCCCGAGTGCGAGGTCGTTCCCGCCGGCGAACCGCCGACCACCGGCGTCGCCGAACCGAGGGACTCCGAGCCATGA
- a CDS encoding metallophosphoesterase, which translates to MATEYVFISDLHIGGDRQLTALDFKDELLSFLEGLEDGDSDIELIINGDAFGLWEYAEVTGTDKLERVIEDHPEVFEQFRETGAEIDITLIPGNHDYDLACYPSYVDRLAEYNVTLEPEIRITREVAGGTIWIEHGQQHDANNRMPDWGNPAALPVGYFVVQRIVAAAGQYSERARGNWLRDIQSVAPMEEVPRWLLSNYFYREMSPFLRAIVIPLLLFFNITLLYLFGTVLESIGLLPQNFFTDNPLVRALGVADIVLELIIATNIVIIAVLLLLAIPFWLFRRDLRHTLERFGVMLSGVRVGQGDQPFLNAARDTFESHSEVAVFVYGHTHRASLTKWGDRVVVNTGTWLKKLRHVKTRFSRLPGIYYPSFRLNYFRIFPEGDRIVVEYEEIETDQPRDLTWFQRLIARRPPAPATIPERTVLDPDGELELPASAVTPEGESSPSRTNEVDDTRSETDD; encoded by the coding sequence CATCAACGGCGACGCCTTCGGCCTCTGGGAGTACGCCGAGGTGACGGGGACGGACAAACTCGAGCGAGTAATCGAAGACCACCCGGAGGTGTTCGAACAGTTTCGGGAAACCGGCGCGGAGATCGATATCACGCTCATCCCGGGGAACCACGACTACGACCTCGCGTGTTATCCCTCCTACGTGGATCGGCTCGCGGAGTACAACGTCACCTTAGAGCCCGAGATCCGTATCACCCGCGAGGTCGCCGGCGGCACGATCTGGATCGAACACGGCCAGCAACACGACGCGAACAACCGGATGCCCGACTGGGGGAACCCGGCGGCACTCCCGGTCGGCTACTTCGTCGTCCAGCGGATCGTCGCCGCCGCCGGGCAGTACTCCGAGCGCGCAAGGGGAAACTGGCTCCGGGACATCCAGTCGGTCGCGCCGATGGAGGAGGTTCCGCGGTGGTTGCTCTCGAACTACTTCTACCGCGAGATGAGCCCGTTTCTGCGGGCGATCGTCATCCCCCTGTTGCTCTTTTTCAACATCACGCTGCTCTACCTGTTCGGCACCGTCCTCGAGTCGATCGGCCTGCTTCCCCAGAACTTTTTCACCGACAATCCGCTGGTTCGGGCGCTCGGCGTCGCCGATATCGTCCTCGAGCTCATCATCGCCACGAATATCGTCATCATCGCCGTGTTGCTCCTGCTCGCGATTCCGTTCTGGCTGTTCAGGCGGGACCTCAGACACACGCTCGAGCGTTTCGGCGTCATGTTGTCGGGAGTGCGCGTCGGCCAGGGCGACCAGCCGTTCCTGAATGCGGCCAGGGACACCTTCGAGTCGCATTCCGAGGTCGCGGTCTTCGTGTACGGTCACACCCACCGGGCGTCGCTCACGAAGTGGGGCGACCGCGTTGTGGTCAACACCGGAACCTGGTTGAAGAAGCTCCGGCACGTCAAAACGCGGTTCTCGCGGCTGCCGGGTATTTACTACCCCTCGTTCCGGCTGAACTACTTCCGGATCTTCCCCGAGGGCGACCGGATCGTCGTCGAGTACGAAGAGATCGAAACGGACCAGCCGCGGGATCTCACGTGGTTTCAGCGCCTGATCGCGCGTCGACCTCCCGCGCCGGCGACGATTCCCGAACGGACCGTGCTCGATCCCGACGGCGAGCTCGAGCTACCGGCGTCGGCGGTGACACCTGAAGGCGAATCCAGCCCCTCGCGCACTAACGAGGTCGATGACACCCGATCCGAAACCGACGACTGA
- a CDS encoding ArsR/SmtB family transcription factor — MAQATERLQRYLEDELGECRSEDVEERLNELSTLEEAIGAQQVNTELDVLSALANETRYTLVRVLVAAEAELCVCELNAVVDVTESGLSHALSALVEAGLVSSRKDGRWKKYRATNRAVALVTVLEGSVSDE; from the coding sequence ATGGCACAAGCGACGGAACGACTGCAACGATATCTCGAAGACGAACTCGGAGAGTGTCGCAGCGAAGATGTCGAAGAACGGCTCAACGAACTCAGCACGCTCGAGGAAGCGATTGGAGCGCAACAGGTCAACACCGAACTCGACGTTCTTTCAGCGCTGGCCAACGAGACACGCTATACACTCGTTCGCGTTCTCGTCGCCGCAGAAGCGGAACTCTGCGTCTGCGAACTGAACGCTGTCGTCGATGTGACCGAGAGTGGCCTCAGCCACGCGCTCTCAGCACTCGTCGAGGCGGGACTCGTCTCGAGCCGGAAAGACGGACGCTGGAAGAAATACCGAGCGACCAACCGCGCTGTCGCGCTCGTGACAGTCCTCGAAGGGAGCGTGAGCGATGAGTAA
- a CDS encoding sugar phosphate isomerase/epimerase family protein, giving the protein MSEPTPRFGASMDIRFAEDIGAFAEFLTELGLDHVELRAGYLDAREDGPAPEILRDVARTYDLTYSVHAPHIDVAPGNINDQLRSAVVDATTEALDFAAAIDAVGVVVHGGSVRTRYPERVHAYVRERAVETIRACARHAADVDVPLCLENQRTRREKRRFTATPERLASFLEAVDVGPAALRITLDVGHAKASGIDYDRFVDRFGDRIHLVHLHDNDGETDAHDPLPSFRAVGESIGAPYNILEMKSLADIERCVQAGSH; this is encoded by the coding sequence ATGTCTGAACCGACTCCTCGGTTCGGTGCTTCGATGGACATTCGATTCGCAGAAGACATTGGGGCATTTGCCGAATTTCTAACCGAACTGGGATTGGACCACGTCGAACTCCGCGCTGGGTATCTCGACGCACGCGAGGACGGCCCCGCTCCAGAGATACTTCGAGACGTCGCTCGCACGTACGACCTGACCTACTCCGTCCACGCCCCCCATATCGATGTCGCGCCGGGCAATATCAACGACCAACTCCGATCGGCGGTCGTCGACGCCACGACGGAGGCACTCGACTTCGCCGCCGCCATCGACGCCGTTGGCGTCGTCGTCCACGGCGGAAGCGTACGAACACGGTATCCGGAGCGAGTCCACGCGTACGTCAGGGAACGTGCGGTCGAGACGATTCGTGCGTGCGCCCGTCACGCGGCCGACGTCGACGTTCCGCTCTGTCTCGAGAACCAGCGCACGAGACGGGAGAAGCGCCGGTTCACCGCGACCCCGGAGCGTCTAGCGTCGTTCCTCGAGGCCGTCGACGTCGGGCCCGCAGCGCTCCGAATCACTCTCGACGTCGGCCACGCGAAGGCCAGCGGTATCGATTACGACCGTTTCGTCGATCGGTTTGGCGACCGCATCCATCTCGTTCACCTTCACGACAACGACGGGGAGACCGATGCCCACGATCCGTTACCCTCCTTTCGAGCGGTCGGGGAGTCGATCGGAGCGCCGTATAATATCCTCGAGATGAAATCGCTGGCCGATATCGAACGCTGCGTGCAAGCGGGTTCGCACTGA
- the arsB gene encoding ACR3 family arsenite efflux transporter, whose translation MSNTTHEHGPNCGCESCGDPRSMDFLDKYLTVWIFGAMAIGVGLGYAAPSVTQPIQNLHLVEIGLILMMYPPLAKADYSRLPTVFSNWRVLGLSLIQNWLIGPTLMFGLAVVFFSGLVPGLPARPEYFLGLIFIGMARCIAMVLVWNELADGSTEYVTGLVAFNSLFQIITYGVYVWFFALFLPPLLGMETLVAGITTFDITPIQVFKAIVIFLGIPFAGGFLTRYVGTRTKGEDWYDDELIPKIDPLTLIALLFTIIVMFATQGENIVAAPADVLLIAVPLTIYFIVMFLVSFGMGRGIGADYSTTTAIGFTAASNNFELAIAVSVAVFGVGSGVAFATVVGPLIEVPVLLALVHVALYFQRAFDWDSFETGQIVNSTKTAVSEDD comes from the coding sequence ATGAGTAACACGACCCACGAACACGGCCCGAACTGCGGGTGCGAGAGCTGTGGCGATCCACGGTCGATGGACTTCCTCGATAAGTATCTCACTGTCTGGATCTTTGGCGCGATGGCAATTGGTGTCGGTCTCGGCTATGCCGCTCCGTCAGTGACCCAACCGATTCAGAACCTCCACCTTGTCGAGATCGGTCTCATCTTGATGATGTACCCCCCGTTAGCGAAGGCAGACTACTCACGGCTTCCAACTGTATTCAGTAACTGGCGGGTTCTCGGGTTGAGCCTCATTCAGAACTGGCTGATCGGCCCGACGCTAATGTTCGGGCTTGCAGTCGTCTTCTTCAGCGGTCTTGTGCCCGGCCTACCGGCTCGTCCCGAGTACTTCCTCGGACTGATATTCATCGGAATGGCCCGGTGTATCGCGATGGTGCTGGTCTGGAACGAACTTGCGGACGGATCGACTGAGTACGTGACCGGCTTAGTCGCGTTCAATAGTCTCTTCCAGATCATCACCTACGGAGTGTACGTCTGGTTCTTTGCTCTCTTCCTTCCGCCGCTATTGGGCATGGAGACGCTTGTTGCCGGGATTACGACCTTCGATATCACGCCGATACAAGTGTTCAAAGCGATCGTGATTTTCCTTGGCATTCCCTTTGCAGGCGGGTTCCTCACCCGGTACGTCGGAACGCGAACGAAGGGCGAGGACTGGTACGATGACGAACTTATCCCGAAAATCGATCCACTGACGCTGATCGCACTGCTATTCACCATCATTGTAATGTTCGCCACGCAGGGCGAGAACATTGTCGCGGCTCCCGCAGATGTCCTATTGATTGCCGTCCCACTGACGATTTACTTCATAGTGATGTTCCTCGTGAGCTTTGGCATGGGTCGCGGTATTGGTGCAGACTACTCAACGACGACCGCAATCGGATTCACAGCGGCGTCGAATAATTTCGAGTTGGCGATCGCCGTCTCGGTCGCCGTCTTCGGCGTCGGATCTGGTGTTGCCTTTGCGACCGTCGTTGGCCCGCTCATCGAAGTCCCTGTCCTCCTCGCACTCGTCCATGTGGCACTGTACTTCCAGCGTGCGTTCGATTGGGACAGCTTTGAGACGGGGCAGATAGTTAATTCGACCAAGACAGCCGTCTCAGAAGACGACTAA
- a CDS encoding ABC transporter ATP-binding protein has product MRTANSPTDASIVVDDLSFRYPGAEDAVLSGADLEIEPGEFVAVVGGNGSGKTTLCKSFNGIVPHFYEGQMEGTVTVAGLDVPNSSVSELSRHVGYVFQEFDNQLVNPTVFEEVAFAPINYGKEDYRERVHRTLDLLELDGLEDRFVWELSGGQKHLVALAASLSLDPEILVVDEPAAQLDPVNARETYDHLARLNEDLGKTVVTIEHQTEFIAEYCESVVLVEDGAVSWKLPIEKALNRLGDLRSQDVHPPQVTRIAERVFDEQRLPVTLRAGTNRLEELLPEEMPTTTSESSGSLDRNADPVVSFDGVSHSYQTLRSGTRDVLDDLSLGLYPDERVALLGSNGAGKSTLLRLITGLETPDEGTVTVDGIDTDTVLPERLAEDVVYVHQNPEEMFIDDAVRADIAHYLADRDYPDTDERVDEVIDFLDLEAVADRDGRLLSVGQQRRASLAIGLATDPSIILLDEPTGSLDLASREEVGRTVERAGSRVETVIIATHDLELAASWATRVVVLDGGDVIADGPPETVFADPEDLERANLYPPQVVRLAAELGLDPAPLTVEAFVDRLDVTDGSRSAMTEGAR; this is encoded by the coding sequence ATGAGAACGGCGAATTCACCCACCGACGCGAGTATCGTCGTCGACGACCTGTCGTTTCGCTACCCCGGAGCCGAAGACGCGGTCCTTTCGGGTGCCGATCTCGAGATCGAACCCGGGGAGTTCGTCGCCGTCGTCGGCGGGAACGGCTCCGGGAAGACGACGCTGTGTAAGTCCTTCAACGGGATCGTCCCGCACTTCTACGAAGGACAGATGGAAGGGACAGTTACGGTGGCAGGCCTGGACGTACCGAACAGTTCGGTTTCCGAACTGTCACGACACGTCGGTTACGTCTTTCAGGAGTTCGACAACCAACTCGTCAATCCGACCGTGTTCGAGGAAGTCGCGTTCGCGCCGATAAACTACGGCAAGGAGGACTACCGCGAGCGGGTTCATCGAACGCTCGATTTGCTCGAGCTCGACGGACTCGAAGACCGGTTCGTCTGGGAGCTATCGGGCGGGCAGAAACACTTGGTTGCGCTCGCCGCGTCGCTCTCGCTCGATCCGGAGATCCTCGTCGTCGACGAGCCCGCCGCACAGCTCGATCCGGTCAACGCCCGCGAGACGTACGACCACCTCGCCCGGCTCAACGAGGATCTGGGTAAGACCGTCGTCACCATCGAGCACCAGACCGAATTCATCGCCGAGTACTGCGAGTCGGTCGTTCTCGTCGAAGACGGGGCCGTCAGCTGGAAGCTCCCCATCGAGAAAGCGCTCAATAGACTGGGCGACTTGCGGTCACAGGACGTCCATCCGCCCCAGGTGACACGAATCGCCGAGCGCGTCTTCGACGAGCAACGGCTACCGGTGACGCTGCGGGCCGGTACCAACCGACTCGAGGAGTTACTCCCCGAGGAAATGCCAACGACGACCAGTGAAAGCAGCGGATCGCTCGATCGGAACGCAGATCCCGTCGTCTCCTTCGACGGCGTCTCCCACTCGTACCAGACGCTCCGAAGCGGTACTCGAGACGTTCTCGACGACCTATCGCTCGGGCTGTATCCCGACGAGCGAGTTGCGCTCCTCGGATCCAACGGCGCTGGTAAATCGACGCTCCTGCGGTTGATAACCGGACTGGAAACGCCCGACGAAGGGACTGTGACCGTCGACGGTATCGACACGGATACGGTCCTTCCCGAACGACTCGCCGAAGACGTCGTGTACGTCCACCAGAACCCGGAGGAGATGTTCATCGACGATGCGGTACGGGCGGATATTGCCCACTACCTCGCGGACAGGGACTATCCGGACACGGACGAGCGAGTCGACGAGGTGATCGACTTCCTCGACCTCGAGGCGGTCGCGGACCGCGACGGCCGGCTCTTGAGCGTCGGCCAGCAACGTCGCGCCTCGCTGGCGATCGGATTGGCGACCGACCCCTCGATCATCCTTCTCGATGAGCCGACCGGGAGCCTCGACCTCGCGAGCCGTGAGGAGGTCGGCCGGACGGTCGAACGGGCCGGGTCGCGCGTCGAAACCGTGATCATCGCGACGCACGACCTCGAACTCGCCGCCTCGTGGGCGACTCGCGTCGTCGTCCTCGACGGTGGCGACGTCATCGCCGACGGCCCGCCAGAAACCGTCTTTGCGGACCCCGAGGACCTCGAGCGAGCGAACCTCTATCCGCCACAGGTCGTTCGACTCGCCGCGGAACTCGGCCTCGATCCTGCGCCGTTGACCGTCGAGGCGTTCGTCGATCGACTCGATGTCACCGACGGGTCACGATCAGCGATGACCGAGGGCGCACGATGA
- a CDS encoding HTH domain-containing protein encodes MMAHDVADEFYDLPEGTNWFVYGASIVAVGVYWMVVFPLPWVGGLFGLVGLWFVFDGVTTIRYGPSRTTPGYMSDLENEQWGETMLRMQTLNVIYQALKNADGPRTAPELATDLDLTESRIERALEFLEHEGRIEHEKGHYRADPPRWGRLTPVVQFVVWLPRRVSRPFRRVTANA; translated from the coding sequence ATGATGGCACACGATGTCGCCGATGAGTTCTACGACTTACCTGAGGGAACGAACTGGTTCGTCTACGGGGCGTCTATCGTCGCTGTCGGGGTATACTGGATGGTTGTGTTCCCCCTTCCGTGGGTCGGCGGTCTCTTCGGTCTCGTTGGGCTCTGGTTCGTCTTCGATGGCGTGACGACCATCCGATACGGGCCGTCGCGGACGACGCCGGGATATATGTCCGACCTCGAAAACGAGCAGTGGGGAGAGACAATGCTCCGGATGCAGACGTTGAACGTCATCTATCAAGCTTTGAAAAACGCTGACGGCCCACGGACCGCCCCGGAGCTTGCTACTGATCTCGACCTTACTGAGTCACGGATCGAACGAGCCCTCGAGTTTCTGGAACACGAAGGCCGTATCGAACACGAGAAGGGCCACTATCGTGCCGATCCGCCCCGGTGGGGTAGATTGACCCCCGTCGTCCAGTTCGTTGTCTGGCTCCCGCGTCGAGTCAGTCGGCCGTTTCGTCGAGTAACCGCCAACGCATAG
- a CDS encoding Tm-1-like ATP-binding domain-containing protein: MSVVIVGTLDTKTEEIGFARDVLEAQGLDVHIVDAGVMGEPGSAVDPETTAKEVAEAAGTTLENLREDADRGEAIEAMGEGATAIAERLHEEGVLDGVLGLGGSGNTSIATAAMRALPVGVPKLMVSTMASGDTEPYVGPRDIAMLYSVADIEGLNQLSRRIIANAALAMSGMVANEPDVDVEDRPTIAITMFGVTTPCVQTARERLEEKGYETIVFHATGTGGRAMESLVEEGVVDGVLDVTTTEWADELVGGVLSAGPDRLEAAGDEGIPQVVSTGALDMVNFGPRDSVPEEFEERQFHVHNPQVTLMRTTPEENAELGEIIAQKLNDATGPTALVLPLEGVSAIDIEGEDFHDPEADEALFDALRTTLGDDVEHIEVETDINDDVFAEELAETIDEYMRDVGHVP, encoded by the coding sequence ATGAGCGTCGTCATCGTCGGAACGCTGGACACGAAAACCGAAGAGATCGGCTTCGCCAGGGACGTCCTCGAGGCCCAGGGACTGGACGTTCACATTGTCGACGCCGGCGTCATGGGCGAACCGGGATCGGCGGTCGACCCGGAAACGACCGCGAAGGAGGTCGCCGAGGCGGCGGGGACGACCCTCGAGAACCTTCGCGAGGACGCGGATCGGGGCGAGGCGATCGAGGCGATGGGCGAGGGTGCGACCGCCATCGCCGAGCGACTTCACGAGGAGGGCGTCCTCGACGGCGTCCTCGGACTGGGCGGGTCGGGCAACACTTCGATCGCGACGGCGGCGATGCGGGCGCTGCCCGTCGGCGTCCCCAAACTCATGGTCTCGACGATGGCCTCGGGCGATACGGAGCCCTACGTCGGGCCCCGGGATATCGCCATGCTGTACTCTGTCGCCGATATCGAGGGGCTGAATCAACTGTCGCGACGGATCATCGCCAACGCTGCGCTGGCGATGTCCGGCATGGTCGCGAACGAACCCGACGTAGACGTTGAGGATCGGCCCACGATCGCCATCACGATGTTCGGCGTCACGACGCCATGCGTCCAGACCGCTCGCGAACGACTCGAGGAGAAAGGGTACGAGACGATCGTCTTCCACGCGACGGGGACCGGCGGACGGGCGATGGAGTCGCTCGTAGAGGAGGGCGTCGTCGACGGCGTGCTCGACGTCACGACGACCGAGTGGGCCGACGAGCTGGTCGGCGGCGTCTTGAGCGCCGGTCCGGATCGACTCGAGGCGGCCGGAGACGAGGGGATTCCACAGGTCGTCTCGACCGGTGCGCTCGACATGGTCAACTTCGGCCCTCGTGACTCAGTTCCCGAGGAGTTCGAGGAACGCCAGTTCCACGTCCACAACCCGCAGGTGACGCTCATGCGGACGACGCCCGAGGAAAACGCCGAACTCGGGGAAATCATCGCCCAGAAACTCAACGACGCGACCGGACCGACCGCGCTCGTCCTCCCGCTCGAGGGCGTCTCGGCGATCGATATCGAGGGCGAAGATTTCCACGATCCTGAGGCCGATGAAGCGCTGTTCGATGCGCTGCGGACGACCCTCGGCGACGATGTCGAGCATATCGAAGTCGAAACCGACATCAACGACGATGTCTTCGCGGAGGAGCTCGCGGAAACCATAGACGAGTACATGCGAGACGTCGGTCACGTCCCGTGA
- a CDS encoding energy-coupling factor transporter transmembrane component T family protein — MSYLDGLRDAASVDAIKSDLLRTAYENEGSFLHRLDPRVLLLWYFVFLFIPWLFYDIGVLLGLLAFVSVLAVLSQVSLFLVGVMGFSVVSTLASYAVVTAVTGDAIAAIQALIPFTLKLTIISVASLAVFSSMGPKTLARGLASLGVPRQFTFLITYGYRMLPVLFEEYHDLVNAYRLRSVAPDSPGRLRWRHYAYLLKLSVRAFYPMIFNVAKRSRVTVEAMETRGFSHSLNDEASKNLQLADLRVQPIDIVFFGGSLTLVAAIAFVL, encoded by the coding sequence ATGAGCTATTTAGACGGCCTTCGAGACGCCGCGTCGGTCGACGCGATCAAGAGCGACTTGCTCCGTACGGCCTACGAAAACGAGGGATCGTTTCTGCATCGCCTCGATCCGCGCGTGTTGTTACTGTGGTACTTCGTCTTCCTGTTCATTCCGTGGCTGTTCTACGACATTGGCGTGTTGCTTGGGCTATTAGCGTTCGTCTCTGTGCTCGCGGTCCTCTCGCAAGTCAGCCTCTTTCTCGTCGGGGTGATGGGGTTCAGCGTGGTCTCGACGCTCGCATCGTACGCGGTCGTAACCGCTGTTACCGGCGATGCGATCGCCGCAATTCAGGCGCTGATCCCGTTTACGCTGAAGCTGACGATCATCTCGGTGGCGAGCCTCGCCGTCTTCTCGAGTATGGGGCCGAAGACGCTCGCCCGCGGACTCGCCAGTCTCGGCGTTCCGCGCCAGTTCACCTTTCTCATCACGTACGGCTACCGAATGCTGCCGGTGTTGTTTGAGGAGTACCACGATCTGGTGAACGCCTACCGGTTGCGAAGCGTCGCACCGGATTCCCCGGGACGACTGCGCTGGCGTCACTACGCCTACCTGTTGAAACTCTCGGTGCGGGCGTTCTATCCCATGATATTCAACGTCGCAAAACGCAGTCGAGTGACCGTCGAAGCGATGGAGACGAGAGGGTTCTCGCACTCGCTGAACGACGAGGCGAGCAAGAATCTCCAGCTAGCAGACCTCCGAGTGCAACCGATCGACATCGTCTTTTTCGGCGGTTCGTTGACCCTCGTCGCCGCTATCGCATTCGTTCTGTAA